A genomic window from Silene latifolia isolate original U9 population chromosome Y, ASM4854445v1, whole genome shotgun sequence includes:
- the LOC141632536 gene encoding uncharacterized protein LOC141632536, producing the protein MHDAMVIFYMPLGIKISSISLTSSNYEDWSRDIRMSLKSRRKFGFCDGSIQKPTEAKMLEQWEVVHCTVVRWIRNMIKPSVLSSVPLVEDASVLWRELEERFAVIDGTSIHSLKTDLGNCKQLKGMSVTEYYGKLKTLWDALAIHEPPFACKCGRCLCDISSNAIKRQDNERLHQFFMGLDRSLYGSLRNQQFQLVPLPSLNRGYHAVLQAERLLKDDAPPTEVTNVAAFAVSGAPRTMTD; encoded by the exons ATGCATGATGCAATGGTGATATTCTATATGCCACTAG GGATTAAAATCTCTAGTATTTCTCTGACGAGTTCCAATTATGAAGATTGGAGTCGTGATATTCGGATGTCGCTCAAATCCCGTCGCAAATTCGGGTTTTGTGACGGCTCTATCCAAAAACCGACTGAAGCAAAGATGCTCGAACAATGGGAGGTCGTTCATTGTACAGTGGTTCGTTGGATTCGTAATATGATCAAACCCTCTGTTCTTTCCAGCGTCCCCTTGGTTGAAGATGCTTCTGTCTTGTGGAGAGAATTAGAAGAACGGTTTGCTGTAATTGATGGCACTTCTATTCATTCGCTCAAGACGGATCTCGGTAATTGCAAGCAACTCAAAGGTATGTCTGTAACTGAATATTATGGCAAATTAAAGACTCTTTGGGATGCTCTCGCTATTCACGAGCCTCCTTTTGCTTGTAAGTGTGGTCGTTGTTTGTGTGATATATCGTCTAATGCGATTAAACGGCAAGATAACGAGAGACTCCATCAATTTTTTATGGGTCTCGATCGTAGCTTATACGGCTCTCTTAGGAATCAACAGTTTCAATTGGTTCCCCTGCCTTCCCTCAATCGCGGGTACCATGCGGTTTTACAGGCTGAGCGTCTTCTTAAGGACGATGCTCCACCCACTGAAGTTACTAATGTGGCGGCTTTTGCTGTTTCTGGGGCTCCGCGCACTATGACTGACTAG